In Betaproteobacteria bacterium, the following proteins share a genomic window:
- a CDS encoding TIGR00730 family Rossman fold protein, translated as MHNKIPKPSDPQLAQSTQSSAREAWRMFEIIAEFVTATERLRSIHPAVTIFGSARVKPGEPYYVLAEDIARRLSEAGFSVISGGGPGIMEAANKGAFAGPSPSVGLNIQLPHEQHANQYQDISHTFQHFFARKVMFTKLSSAFVMLPGGYGTLDELFEALTLVQTGKVRRVPLILVGSAFWRGLTDWIRDRLAADGMVGPEDAQLLQVIDEPQAIVDAIFTHYHSRGFDPSPAEREAEFAL; from the coding sequence ATGCACAACAAGATTCCGAAACCGTCCGATCCGCAACTGGCGCAAAGCACGCAGTCCTCGGCGCGCGAGGCGTGGCGGATGTTCGAAATTATCGCAGAGTTCGTCACCGCCACCGAGCGGCTGCGCTCGATCCACCCGGCCGTGACGATCTTCGGCAGCGCCCGCGTGAAGCCCGGCGAGCCCTACTACGTGCTGGCCGAGGACATCGCGAGGCGCCTCTCGGAGGCCGGATTCTCGGTCATTTCCGGCGGCGGCCCGGGAATCATGGAAGCGGCCAACAAGGGCGCCTTCGCCGGCCCCAGCCCCAGCGTGGGGCTCAACATCCAGCTTCCGCACGAGCAGCACGCCAACCAGTACCAGGACATCTCGCACACGTTCCAGCATTTCTTCGCGAGGAAGGTCATGTTCACGAAGCTGTCCTCGGCGTTCGTGATGCTGCCGGGAGGCTACGGCACGCTCGACGAGCTGTTCGAGGCGCTCACCCTCGTGCAGACGGGCAAGGTCCGGCGCGTTCCCCTGATCCTCGTGGGCTCGGCGTTCTGGCGCGGCTTGACGGACTGGATCCGCGACCGCCTGGCCGCCGACGGCATGGTGGGCCCCGAAGACGCACAACTGCTGCAGGTGATCGACGAGCCGCAGGCGATCGTGGATGCGATCTTCACCCATTACCACTCGCGCGGCTTCGATCCCTCGCCCGCGGAGCGCGAGGCCGAATTCGCGCTCTGA
- a CDS encoding DUF2782 domain-containing protein — protein sequence MRILLAILALTLAAGAFAQSAPRPLPPGTKPLEEPPPPPAVVEPDPALEPQITIRSEGDQTVSEYRIKGRLYMMKVTPAHGRPYVLIDNRGDGQFARQDNLDSGLRVPQWVLLEF from the coding sequence ATGCGCATCCTTCTCGCCATCCTTGCACTGACCCTTGCCGCCGGCGCGTTCGCGCAGTCCGCGCCGCGACCGCTGCCCCCGGGAACGAAACCCCTGGAGGAGCCGCCACCGCCGCCCGCCGTGGTCGAACCCGATCCGGCGCTCGAGCCGCAGATCACCATCCGCAGCGAGGGGGACCAGACGGTTTCCGAGTACCGCATCAAGGGCAGGCTCTACATGATGAAGGTGACGCCCGCCCACGGCCGACCCTACGTGCTCATCGACAACCGGGGCGACGGCCAGTTCGCGCGCCAGGACAACCTGGATTCGGGCCTGCGCGTGCCCCAGTGGGTCCTCCTCGAATTCTAG
- a CDS encoding homoserine kinase has product MSVFTPVSSDEARAFLARYTLGELESLEGIAQGIENTNYFLDTTTGQYVLTLFEKIAREDLPFYVGLMHHLDEHEIRCPAPMALQDGSFLAQLNGKPAVIVTRLPGVPHLSPTPEQCHKVGRILADIHEAGLEYDAGLANWRGQAWRESLAQRLRPKLAADEAALVESENRYQMLHDDTVLPQGVIHGDLFRDNVLWDEEGEGGVIDFYFACDDALLYDLAITVNDWCTDSFATLDPVRVGALLQGYDAHRPLTDLERELWPVMLRRAALRTWLGRLEYNHFPQASEITIPKDHAFFRRLLEHHIVHARALEAAGD; this is encoded by the coding sequence ATGTCCGTCTTCACGCCAGTCTCCAGTGACGAGGCGCGCGCCTTCCTCGCGCGCTACACGCTGGGCGAACTCGAAAGCCTCGAGGGCATCGCCCAGGGGATCGAGAACACCAACTATTTCCTCGACACGACGACGGGGCAGTACGTTCTCACGCTCTTCGAGAAGATCGCGCGCGAGGACCTGCCCTTCTACGTGGGGCTCATGCACCACCTGGACGAGCACGAGATCCGCTGCCCCGCGCCGATGGCCCTCCAGGACGGCAGCTTCCTCGCGCAATTGAACGGCAAGCCCGCGGTCATCGTGACGCGCCTGCCGGGGGTGCCGCACCTGTCGCCCACCCCCGAGCAGTGCCACAAGGTGGGCAGGATTCTCGCCGACATCCACGAGGCGGGACTCGAGTACGACGCGGGGCTCGCCAACTGGCGAGGACAGGCCTGGCGAGAGAGCCTCGCCCAACGCCTGCGGCCCAAGCTCGCCGCCGACGAGGCGGCCCTCGTCGAAAGCGAAAACCGCTACCAGATGCTGCACGACGACACCGTGCTGCCGCAGGGCGTCATCCACGGTGATCTCTTCCGCGACAACGTGCTGTGGGATGAAGAGGGCGAGGGCGGCGTCATCGATTTCTACTTCGCCTGCGATGACGCCCTGCTCTACGACCTCGCGATCACGGTGAACGACTGGTGCACGGATTCGTTCGCCACCCTCGATCCAGTCCGTGTCGGGGCGCTCCTGCAGGGCTACGATGCCCACCGGCCCCTCACGGATCTCGAGCGCGAGCTCTGGCCCGTGATGCTCCGGCGCGCGGCGCTGCGCACCTGGCTCGGGCGCCTGGAATACAACCACTTTCCGCAGGCCTCCGAAATCACGATCCCGAAGGACCACGCCTTCTTCCGGCGGCTGCTCGAGCACCACATCGTCCACGCGCGCGCCCTCGAAGCGGCCGGTGACTGA
- a CDS encoding UvrD-helicase domain-containing protein gives MSDLLAGLNPEQLRAVTLPRESALILAGAGSGKTRVLTTRIAHLIQSGEASPVGVLAVTFTNKAAREMLTRLSAMLPINTRGMWVGTFHGLCNRLLRTHHRDAGLPQLFQILDSGDQLSIVKRLARAQNLDEEKFAPRQLQAFINNCKEAGLRANAVEAGDDFTRRMVAFFADYDAQCNREGVVDFAELLLRTFELLSRNLDLLTHYQERFRYILVDEFQDTNKLQYKWIRMLAGSNGCVFAVGDDDQCVTGDTRVTMADGRTKVVSTVRPGDRVLSCYGSGDFRPAEVARVYRRASKGDLIEIRTRSGKRIVSTPEHTHFAAYVPGETPQTFFTCLMHKEGVGYRLGTSQVYTRGQVKPRVGYRQRSTQEHADAVWIVGTHASENEARFDEITLSLKYGLPTLPFVARKGKAVNGLVHDPHWIERLYREIDTASGAQRLLSDCGLSPDEPHHAPISRDSKRRNIVITLCGDRRGGRPGHRVAVMGNDEAGRKALAKAGIAVRPAKRGSKSWRFETVRVDYGEAMKLARAASGALGGKIVQRANLHGKSLPFMRAASVRSGMVMVSGSGEVEIVTAVRRVAGRGKPVFDLDVPPTHNFIANGIVTHNSIYRFRGADVGNMNEFLRDFGVREVVKLEQNYRSQGSILDAANAVIAQNKARLGKNLWTSEGRGEPLRIFAAASDEEEARFVVDEVKQLHREGTALADMALLYRSNAQSRILEHSLFRAGISYKVYGGLRFFERQEVKHALAYLRLAANLDDDTAFTRVVNFPPRGIGARSVEQLQEAAQSGLGSLAHAAKAGAVAGRGGASIAGFMAIVERLRKASESLTLPELIEEVLAASSLKDHYAAERDGQDRVENLNELVNAATLFNEEFEIGVEPAGEAQEDVAPVPGTHQQQVLAAFLSHASLEAGEHEAGVGEDALQLMTVHSSKGLEFDAVFLGGLEEGLFPHDNSLSEDGGIEEERRLMYVAITRARKRLYLSYAGSRMLHGQSRYGIVSRFVEEIPAELCKWIVLPEKQAWATPQKNSWDRPPAWGAGSRGEAWSAGGGRAPKAEADRYASAPRASFETSRPDEHPFAIGANVRHAKFGEGVVINVEGRGLDARVQVRFRTEGTKWLALQYARLTPA, from the coding sequence ATGTCCGATCTCCTTGCAGGCCTGAACCCCGAGCAACTCCGGGCCGTCACCCTTCCACGCGAATCCGCCCTCATCCTTGCCGGGGCCGGCAGCGGCAAGACGCGCGTGCTCACCACGCGCATCGCGCACCTCATCCAGTCGGGCGAGGCGAGCCCGGTGGGCGTCCTCGCGGTCACCTTCACCAACAAGGCGGCGCGCGAGATGCTCACGCGCCTGTCGGCGATGCTGCCCATCAACACGCGCGGCATGTGGGTGGGCACCTTCCACGGCCTGTGCAACCGGCTCCTGCGCACGCACCATCGCGACGCGGGCCTTCCGCAGCTCTTCCAGATCCTCGATTCCGGCGACCAGCTTTCGATCGTGAAGCGCCTGGCCCGCGCGCAGAACCTGGACGAGGAGAAGTTCGCGCCGCGCCAGCTTCAGGCGTTCATCAACAACTGCAAGGAAGCGGGCCTTCGGGCCAACGCCGTCGAGGCGGGCGACGACTTCACGCGCCGCATGGTCGCGTTCTTCGCCGACTACGACGCGCAGTGCAACCGCGAGGGCGTGGTCGATTTCGCGGAGCTGCTGCTGCGCACCTTCGAGCTGCTCTCGCGAAACCTGGACCTGCTGACCCACTACCAGGAACGCTTCCGCTACATCCTGGTCGATGAGTTCCAGGACACCAACAAGCTGCAGTACAAGTGGATCCGCATGCTGGCCGGGTCGAACGGGTGCGTGTTCGCGGTGGGCGACGACGACCAGTGCGTCACCGGGGATACGCGCGTGACGATGGCCGACGGGCGGACGAAGGTCGTGTCAACGGTCCGGCCCGGCGATCGCGTGTTGTCCTGTTACGGCAGCGGCGATTTCCGCCCCGCGGAAGTCGCACGTGTCTATCGCCGTGCGTCAAAGGGGGACTTGATCGAGATCCGCACGCGCAGCGGCAAGCGGATCGTGAGCACGCCCGAGCATACGCACTTCGCTGCCTACGTCCCGGGCGAGACGCCGCAAACCTTCTTCACCTGCCTCATGCACAAGGAGGGCGTCGGCTATCGCCTGGGTACTTCGCAGGTCTACACGCGAGGGCAGGTGAAACCCAGGGTGGGATATCGCCAGCGGTCCACCCAGGAGCACGCCGACGCCGTCTGGATCGTCGGGACGCACGCAAGCGAAAACGAGGCGAGGTTCGACGAGATCACGCTTTCCCTGAAGTACGGCCTTCCGACGCTGCCGTTCGTGGCGCGAAAGGGCAAGGCGGTCAACGGGCTCGTTCACGATCCGCACTGGATCGAGCGCCTTTACCGGGAGATCGACACCGCATCCGGCGCGCAACGGCTGCTGTCCGATTGCGGCCTGTCCCCGGACGAACCCCACCATGCGCCGATCTCCCGCGACTCGAAGCGACGGAACATCGTGATCACGCTCTGCGGCGACCGGCGGGGAGGGCGACCGGGGCACCGTGTTGCGGTGATGGGAAATGACGAGGCGGGGCGAAAGGCGCTCGCGAAGGCCGGCATCGCAGTGCGGCCGGCGAAACGGGGCTCGAAAAGCTGGCGATTCGAGACGGTCCGTGTCGATTACGGCGAGGCGATGAAACTGGCCCGCGCCGCGTCCGGGGCACTCGGCGGCAAGATCGTCCAGCGCGCCAACCTGCACGGAAAGTCGCTCCCGTTCATGCGGGCGGCCAGCGTGCGGTCCGGAATGGTCATGGTCTCCGGGAGCGGCGAGGTGGAAATCGTGACCGCCGTGCGTCGGGTGGCGGGGCGCGGCAAGCCCGTATTCGACCTGGACGTCCCCCCGACCCACAACTTCATCGCGAACGGGATCGTCACGCACAACTCGATTTATCGCTTTCGGGGCGCTGACGTGGGGAACATGAACGAGTTCCTGCGCGACTTCGGCGTGCGCGAGGTCGTGAAGCTCGAGCAGAACTACCGCTCCCAGGGGTCGATCCTCGACGCGGCCAACGCGGTCATCGCGCAGAACAAGGCGCGCCTGGGCAAGAACCTGTGGACCTCCGAAGGCCGGGGCGAGCCGCTGCGCATCTTCGCGGCGGCGAGCGACGAGGAGGAAGCGCGCTTCGTCGTGGACGAGGTGAAGCAACTGCACCGCGAGGGCACCGCGCTCGCCGACATGGCGCTGCTCTACCGCTCGAACGCCCAGTCGCGCATCCTCGAGCACTCCCTCTTTCGCGCCGGCATCTCGTACAAGGTGTACGGAGGGCTTCGCTTCTTCGAGCGGCAGGAGGTGAAGCACGCGCTGGCCTACCTGCGCCTGGCGGCGAACCTCGACGACGACACGGCATTCACGCGCGTGGTGAACTTCCCGCCGCGCGGCATCGGGGCGAGGAGCGTCGAGCAGCTCCAGGAGGCCGCGCAGTCGGGCCTGGGCAGCCTCGCGCACGCGGCGAAGGCGGGGGCGGTGGCGGGGCGTGGAGGCGCGTCCATCGCGGGCTTCATGGCCATCGTGGAGCGGCTGCGCAAGGCGTCGGAATCGCTCACGCTTCCGGAGCTCATCGAGGAAGTGCTTGCCGCATCCTCGCTCAAGGACCATTACGCGGCCGAGCGCGACGGGCAGGACCGCGTCGAGAACCTGAACGAGCTGGTGAATGCGGCGACGCTCTTCAACGAGGAGTTCGAGATCGGCGTCGAGCCCGCGGGCGAAGCCCAGGAAGACGTGGCGCCGGTGCCGGGAACGCACCAGCAGCAGGTGCTGGCCGCGTTCCTGTCGCACGCGAGCCTGGAAGCCGGCGAGCACGAGGCCGGAGTCGGCGAGGACGCGCTGCAGCTCATGACGGTGCACTCCTCGAAGGGCCTCGAGTTCGATGCGGTGTTCCTCGGGGGCCTGGAGGAGGGCCTCTTCCCGCACGACAACAGCCTGAGCGAGGACGGCGGCATCGAGGAGGAGCGGCGCCTCATGTACGTGGCCATCACGCGGGCCCGCAAGCGCCTCTACCTGAGCTACGCCGGCAGCCGCATGCTGCACGGCCAGTCGCGCTACGGCATCGTCTCGCGCTTCGTCGAGGAGATTCCGGCCGAGCTGTGCAAGTGGATCGTGCTGCCGGAGAAGCAGGCATGGGCCACGCCGCAGAAGAACTCCTGGGACAGGCCGCCCGCATGGGGCGCAGGCAGCCGCGGCGAGGCCTGGTCCGCGGGCGGGGGCCGCGCCCCGAAGGCGGAAGCCGACCGCTACGCGAGCGCGCCGCGCGCCAGCTTCGAGACCTCGCGGCCGGACGAGCATCCCTTTGCCATCGGCGCGAACGTGCGCCACGCGAAATTCGGCGAGGGCGTGGTGATCAACGTCGAGGGCCGCGGGCTCGATGCCCGGGTGCAGGTGCGCTTCCGGACGGAAGGCACCAAGTGGCTGGCGCTCCAGTACGCCAGGCTCACGCCGGCGTAG
- a CDS encoding IPTL-CTERM sorting domain-containing protein — protein sequence MKTIRRSIDGRGKTIAIGLLLAAAPGLATAVDWSGLGGDFNWSTPGNWVGGVAPASANTTFITLGAAGVTNLFVDAPWTINRLDFVGPPGYGLTGSPLTFAGAAPQINVSGTHAPQVPLVLSSTVTFNTADDITFTGGMSGPGGLTKSGPGRLTIVSPPSDAIYDGTTTIVSGTVLFYVGSIAGPVVNNAAAEFIASPATLVLAQAMSGSGGLTVLGGAVTSGGPPFTYTGLTHALSGIASGQFLGGGPLVNDWGVTITGDSVFSSLSGSGQLLTNPGSVTVGADNTSTIFTGPFVGTAGITKVGTGRLTLANAGPFHDGTTTVSAGVLRIGDGVAAPGAISGPIVNNSDLEFEVDPAPGMRVNLFQDLVGTGNLTVISGEVTSNGPGLAHTGFTTIRAGASLIGNFPNGGPLTIEAGGKMFTSGSSVIASLSGAGQLTFNFLTVGGDNASTLFSGPLSGSNNLIKVGTGRLTLSGPTMHAGPTTITAGTLRFGDGVSAPAVIDSAIFNNGALEFQVTTGTTLTAGVSGGVGSLTVLGGSVASAGHLNHSGGTVVNAGGALAGLFSGFGPLTIAAGGQVDAGDNSGFLSLSGAGLLNTTGTGVNLSDNASTTFAGVIAGTGAVGKFGPGTLTLSGASTNTGGAFIGVGTLIVTGSLAGPVTVGAGAQLGGTGTIGGPVAVNAGGTIAPGLSPGILSTGDLNLAGIAAIEIQGAALGTQYDNLNVTGTVTIAGGTLSLSGAYAPALGDVFTIISNDGADAVTGTFAGLAEGATIVFNGVTLRISYIGGTGNDVTLSAPSPVTTTWNGAGANDNWSTGLDWVGGAAPANGNTTFVTFNAASARFGPVVDAPWTINRMDIASATAYAMTGQAISFAGAGAQLNASGAVHSLANPITLTAALTVSNSSALTLSGPIGGAAGLTKTGVGGLTLSGASSYVGGTMVNSGTLLVNGTIPGPVVVNAGAALGGTGTVSGLVTINAGGTLAPGLSPGITNTGNLVLGGAFLVEIEGTTLGTQYDNTNVTGTVTIAGGTLTLAGAYAPLTGNTFTIITNDGADPMVGTFAGLPEGATLAFNGATLRISYVGGTGNDAVLTVLSGAVAAAPAGVPALSEWAMILLAALLAGSGAVAASRRR from the coding sequence GTGAAAACAATTCGTCGTAGCATCGATGGGCGCGGGAAGACCATCGCCATTGGCCTCCTGCTTGCGGCAGCCCCCGGTCTTGCAACCGCAGTCGACTGGAGCGGACTCGGGGGCGACTTCAACTGGAGCACGCCGGGAAACTGGGTGGGAGGCGTCGCGCCCGCGAGCGCCAACACAACGTTCATCACGCTCGGCGCCGCGGGCGTGACCAACCTCTTCGTCGATGCGCCCTGGACCATCAACCGGCTCGATTTCGTCGGCCCGCCGGGCTACGGCCTGACGGGCAGCCCGCTTACCTTCGCTGGCGCCGCACCGCAGATCAACGTGTCCGGCACGCACGCTCCCCAGGTACCCCTGGTGCTCTCGTCCACCGTCACGTTCAATACCGCGGACGACATCACCTTCACCGGCGGGATGAGCGGGCCGGGCGGGCTCACGAAGTCCGGCCCCGGGCGGCTTACGATCGTCTCCCCGCCTTCCGACGCGATCTACGACGGCACCACCACGATCGTCTCGGGGACGGTGCTGTTCTACGTCGGCTCGATCGCCGGGCCGGTGGTCAACAACGCGGCCGCCGAATTCATCGCCAGCCCCGCAACGCTGGTCCTCGCACAGGCCATGAGCGGATCGGGCGGGTTGACGGTACTGGGGGGAGCGGTGACGAGCGGCGGGCCCCCCTTCACGTACACCGGCCTCACGCACGCGCTTTCGGGTATCGCCAGCGGCCAGTTTCTCGGCGGCGGCCCGCTGGTGAATGACTGGGGGGTCACGATCACCGGCGACAGCGTGTTTTCCTCGCTCTCGGGATCCGGCCAGCTCCTCACGAACCCCGGCTCGGTGACGGTGGGCGCGGACAACACGAGCACGATCTTCACCGGTCCGTTCGTCGGGACCGCAGGCATCACGAAAGTGGGCACCGGGCGCCTCACCCTGGCGAATGCCGGGCCCTTCCACGACGGCACCACGACGGTCAGCGCGGGCGTCCTGCGTATCGGCGACGGGGTGGCCGCACCCGGCGCGATTTCCGGCCCGATTGTGAACAACTCGGATCTCGAGTTCGAAGTCGATCCGGCCCCGGGCATGCGGGTGAATCTGTTCCAGGACCTGGTCGGAACCGGCAACCTCACCGTGATTTCTGGTGAAGTGACGAGCAACGGACCCGGGCTCGCCCATACCGGCTTCACCACCATCCGGGCCGGCGCGTCGCTCATCGGAAACTTTCCCAATGGCGGGCCGCTCACGATCGAAGCGGGCGGAAAGATGTTCACGTCCGGATCCAGCGTGATCGCCTCGCTCTCCGGCGCCGGCCAGCTGACCTTCAACTTTCTCACCGTCGGCGGCGATAATGCGAGCACGCTGTTCTCCGGGCCGCTCAGCGGCAGCAACAACCTGATCAAGGTCGGGACGGGGCGCCTCACACTGTCGGGCCCGACCATGCACGCCGGCCCCACGACCATCACGGCGGGCACGCTTCGCTTCGGGGACGGCGTTTCGGCACCGGCCGTCATCGACAGTGCGATATTCAACAACGGGGCCCTGGAATTCCAGGTGACGACGGGCACGACGCTCACCGCCGGTGTGAGCGGCGGCGTCGGCAGTCTCACGGTCCTGGGCGGCTCCGTGGCCAGTGCCGGCCACCTCAACCACTCGGGAGGCACCGTCGTCAACGCCGGCGGCGCCCTCGCGGGACTCTTCAGCGGATTCGGCCCCCTCACGATCGCAGCGGGCGGGCAGGTGGATGCGGGCGACAACAGCGGATTCCTTTCGCTTTCGGGCGCTGGTCTGCTCAACACGACAGGCACAGGAGTCAATCTCAGCGACAACGCGAGCACCACTTTCGCCGGCGTGATCGCGGGCACGGGCGCCGTGGGCAAGTTCGGCCCGGGGACTCTCACGCTCTCGGGCGCGAGCACGAACACGGGCGGCGCGTTCATCGGAGTCGGGACGCTCATCGTCACGGGCTCCCTCGCCGGCCCGGTGACAGTCGGGGCGGGGGCGCAGCTCGGCGGGACAGGGACGATCGGCGGGCCGGTGGCGGTGAATGCGGGCGGCACGATCGCGCCGGGGCTGAGCCCGGGTATCCTCAGCACGGGCGACTTGAATCTCGCCGGCATCGCGGCCATCGAGATCCAGGGTGCCGCCCTGGGCACGCAGTACGACAACCTCAACGTGACCGGCACGGTGACGATCGCCGGCGGCACGCTCTCGCTTTCGGGCGCGTACGCGCCCGCGTTGGGCGACGTCTTCACGATCATCTCGAACGACGGCGCGGACGCGGTGACGGGCACTTTCGCGGGGCTTGCGGAGGGGGCAACGATCGTCTTCAACGGCGTTACGCTGCGCATCTCCTACATCGGGGGCACGGGCAACGACGTGACACTCTCCGCGCCCTCGCCCGTCACGACCACCTGGAACGGCGCTGGCGCCAACGACAATTGGAGCACGGGCCTTGACTGGGTCGGCGGCGCGGCGCCCGCCAACGGCAACACCACCTTCGTCACGTTCAATGCGGCATCCGCGCGCTTCGGCCCGGTCGTGGATGCGCCGTGGACGATCAACCGCATGGACATCGCGAGCGCCACGGCATACGCCATGACCGGCCAGGCGATAAGCTTCGCAGGCGCCGGGGCGCAGCTCAATGCGTCCGGAGCGGTGCACAGCCTGGCGAACCCGATCACGCTCACGGCGGCGCTGACGGTGTCGAATTCATCGGCGCTCACGCTGTCCGGACCGATCGGCGGTGCGGCGGGACTCACGAAGACCGGCGTGGGCGGCCTCACGCTCTCGGGCGCGAGCTCCTACGTGGGCGGCACCATGGTGAACAGCGGCACGTTGCTCGTGAATGGCACGATTCCCGGTCCGGTCGTGGTGAACGCCGGGGCGGCGCTGGGTGGAACGGGCACCGTCAGCGGCCTCGTCACCATCAACGCCGGTGGCACGCTCGCCCCGGGGCTGAGCCCGGGCATCACCAACACCGGCAACCTGGTGCTGGGTGGCGCGTTCCTCGTGGAGATCGAGGGCACGACGCTGGGCACGCAATACGACAACACGAACGTCACCGGCACGGTGACGATCGCCGGGGGCACGCTCACGCTGGCCGGCGCCTACGCGCCGCTCACGGGCAACACCTTCACGATCATTACCAACGACGGGGCGGATCCGATGGTGGGCACCTTCGCGGGATTGCCCGAGGGAGCCACGCTCGCGTTCAACGGGGCGACGCTGCGCATCTCCTACGTCGGCGGCACGGGCAACGACGCGGTGCTCACGGTGTTGTCGGGGGCCGTGGCGGCGGCGCCCGCGGGAGTGCCGGCGCTTTCGGAGTGGGCGATGATCCTGCTGGCGGCGCTCCTTGCGGGGTCGGGCGCGGTGGCCGCGTCGCGACGCCGATAG